In Lemur catta isolate mLemCat1 chromosome 1, mLemCat1.pri, whole genome shotgun sequence, one DNA window encodes the following:
- the NMD3 gene encoding 60S ribosomal export protein NMD3, with protein sequence MEYMTEPADRKPGHILCCECGVPISPNPANICVACLRSKVDISQGIPKQVSISFCKQCQRYFQPPGTWIQCALESRELLALCLKKIKTPLNKVRLVDASFIWTEPHSKRLKVKLTIQKEVMNGAILQQVFVVDYVVQSQMCGDCHRVEAKDFWKAVIQVRQKTLHKKTFYYLEQLILKYGMHQNTLRIKEIHDGLDFYYSSKQHAQKMVEFLQCTVPCRYKASQRLISQDIHSNTYNYKSTFSLEIVPICKDNVVCLSPKLAQSLGNMNQICVCIRVTSAIHLIDPNTLQVADIDGSTFWSHPFNSLCHPKQLEEFIVMEYSIVHDLKRSAGAGMISKKHTLGEVWVQKTSEMNTDKQYFCRTHLGHLLNPGDLVLGFDLANCNLNDEHVNKMNSDRVPDVVLIKKSYDRTKRQRRRNWKLKELAKDRENMDTDDERQYQDFLEDLEEDEAIRKNVNIYRDSTIPVESDTDDEGAPRISLAEMLEDLHISQDATGEEGAPMMT encoded by the exons atggAGTATATGACAGAACCCGCCGACCGCAAACCTGGACACAT CTTGTGCTGTGAGTGTGGTGTTCCGATTAGTCCAAATCCTGCCAATATTTGTGTGGCCTGTTTGCGAAGTAAAGTAGACATCAGCCAAGGTATTCCGAAACAAGTCTCAATTTCTTTCTGCAAACAATGTCAAAG ATATTTCCAGCCACCAGGAACTTGGATACAGTGTGCTTTAGAATCTAGGGAACTTCTTGCTTtgtgtttgaaaaaaatcaaaacccctCTGAATAAG GTTAGGCTTGTAGATGCAAGCTTTATTTGGACTGAGCCCCATTCTAAGAGACTTAAAGTTAAACTGACTATTCAGAAAGAG gTGATGAATGGTGCTATCCTTCAGCAAGTGTTTGTGGTGGATTATGTTGTTCAGTCCCAAATGTGTGGAGATTGCCATAGAGTAGAAGCTAAGGATTTCTGGAAGGCTGTGATTCAAGTCAGACAAAAG aCTCTGCACAAAAAAACTTTCTACTATCTGGAGCAGTTGATTCTGAAATACGGAATGCATCAGAATACACTTCGCATCAAAGAGATTCATG atggccTGGATTTCTATTATTCCTCAAAACAACATGCTCAGAAGATGGTAGAATTCCTTCAATGTACAGTTCCTTGTAG ATACAAAGCATCCCAAAGATTGATCTCTCAGGATATCCATAGCAACACATATAATTACAAAAGcactttttctttggaaattgtTCCAATATGCAAg GATAAtgttgtctgtctgtctccaaaaCTGGCACAAAGCCTGGGAAATATGAACCAGATTTGTGTGTGTATTCGAGTAACCAGTGCCATTCACCTCATTGATCCAAACACCCTACAAG TTGCAGATATTGATGGGAGCACTTTCTGGAGTCACCCTTTTAATAGCTTATGCCATCCCAAACAGCTAGAGGAGTTTATTGTGATGGAATACAGCATAGTCCACGACCTAAAACGCAGTGCAGGTGCTGGAATGATATCAAAAAAG CATACCCTCGGGGAAGTCTGGGTACAGAAAACATCTGAAATGAATACAGATAAACAATATTTTTGTCGCACTCATTTGGGACATCTTCTAAATCCTGGAGACCTGGTGTTGGg ATTTGATTTGGCCAACTGTAACTTAAATGATGAGCATGTCAACAAAATGAACTCAGACAGAGTTCCAGATGTG gTATTAATCAAGAAGAGCTATGACCGTACCAAACGTCAGCGTCGTAGAAACTGGAAACTGAAAGAGCTTGCAAAAGATAGAGAAAACATGGATACAGATGACGAGAG ACAATACCAAGATTTCCTTGAAGATCTTGAAGAAGATGAGGCAATTAGAAAGAATGTCAACATCTACAGAG aTTCAACCATCCCTGTGGAAAGTGACACAGATGATGAAGGAGCACCTCGAATTAGTCTGGCTGAGATGCTTGAAGACCTTCATATTTCCCAGGATGCCACTGGTGAAGAAGGTGCACCAATGATGACATAA